The region ATAAGAATTTTTAGATAGAGTGGAGAATAATGTACATGTAAGGCTATTCCGCAATGAAGataattttctaattttgaCTGCCTCATGTTACGCTGGGCAGCCAAACGTTAAGCCAGCTCTCAGTGTCTCAGTGTCAGAGTGCTTAGCTTTTAAGAGTTTTCAGAGACACCAGAAAATGAGCGCCGACTCCACGATGTTAGCCATAGTTAATCATATCGATGGATGAATCTTTCATTCCGATATCTTTCGATTTTGAGTACACTTGGAACATGCTCATTTGTTCCGGTGAGAGCCTCGCGATACCGTTCCTAAATAGAAGTACTGTCCAAGGGCTGTACGAAGAACGCATACGTAGTTAATTTCTCCTAAACCATGGAGAGTAGATGTTATTGCGTAAGGCTATTGAACTTTTCATTGTCGAAACCGAAAGGATGTAGAATTTTCACATCTTATAGCAAGCGTTATAGCGGGGAAAATTGAGTAGAAAACAACCCCTCTCCCCTCCCTCATTTTATAACATGTTCCATCATTCCTCGCGAGTTTGCGAATTAAGTCACGTCCGTTTACATGTGGGAGGAGATAATTATAATTGTGGCGTACTAAAAATTCGGTAAGAATCGCAGAAATCGAGGCTTTGTCATTCGTCACTAGTTAAATACATCGAACTCTTGACCTAGTAAGAAACACCACCGATTGCAACAGGGATAGAATTTTTCGGATCAACGCCAGGAAATGGCGGTCAAAACCGAAGATGGAGTAAATTTTCATCTTCCGAAAAAGGTTAGTCGTTTTCTCCGTCGCTAAACTAAACGCCTTGACGAAATATACCTGTTAACGAAGGCTTTACGTTACGCATTCTTGgaattgtgaattttttttttgtccaaaatgtGCTGAAGAATGGCTTACATCTGTTGCAAGTATCGTTGGCTTCATAAAACACATATTTCTTGTTGTGAACGGTAAAATTATTCCTCAGCTGTTTTATGATGGATATCTACCGTGCCTTGGGCACGATCAAGAGATCACTCATTGTTCTAGAAAGTCCagcttttttgtttacataacaaaatttaaattctcgTTGCTACCTCGAAATCATCGTCCTTACTTGTTTATAAACTCAACTCTTTAGCAACGCTAAGTTAACGTAAACTATTAGTCAGTCAGCTTCTCGGTGTGACCGCGTCATTTTAATGCGGATTTGGTTGAGTGAGGCATTCTGACATCATCGCTTCACGTTTCCGTGAATCTTTAAAGCCGCTgttaagccgctgttacacgttgaaacttttagctgaaacttgtgtgcaacggcgttgcgaaacatgtttcagcaggcgttgcaccgtgtaacatggtcggtttcgtgaaactttttgaacttctgttgcgagacaagtttcaccaaaagtagaaccgctttctacttctgcaacgatcgcaacgatcgcagtggtgacaaaaacgcgagtttcaccgtgtaacatcactttgtgaaacttgttcgcaacgcagttgcacacaagtttcagctaaaagtttcaacgtgtaacagcggcttaaaTTTACATCTTTTTATTTGGGTTGAAACGTGTTGACGGCACCCCGCAGTTCGTCTCTTGTAGTAGGTAGTTGGCCACTTTCCACACCTATTAAAGAGGAAAGACATTTGATTGTCGCCTAGTTTATTGGGAATTTTAACCAGAAGtagaattttaattctttcactTCCGAGGGGTCCTACTATATGTAGTTGTTGAGCAGAAATAATATTGTTCGCCATAAGCGAGATAGTAAATTCTGAAAATGTTGACATATTCAGGGTTATCGAAAAGATTTTGTTGAAAGACAATTTAAAACCATTTTTAGcagaatgaggaaaaaaatgtattattaATACTGCAATGTCATCCTGTATAGTCATACAACTTCTAGGATTAACAataatgtatgtatgtacgtATGCAATATTTTTCCTACTTTTAAAGACAATGTATAGGAAACTACTGTATCTAGAAGAcacttttttgcatttctaATGGCCCAAACAAcactattaataattattattttcaagatGTGCACCAGGCAACCCCTAATGTACTCTTAGTTTGAACAATGCATTGTTCAAATTCTGGTTGATCAGACGTAATGGTTATGATCTGTGATTAACTGCAGCAAGTAAACTTTGGGAAAGgtcattttcgttttctttccattCATATGCTCACAAAAGCGTGAATTCTCAGAAACCTCCATGTGCAGATAAGTTGCATTCTCAACATATGGGGTATTTAATACCTCTTAGTTCATGAATCTCTTTTTCTTAGTTCATGAATCTCTTTTAACAAGTTTGCCTCCAGTTGGTACACTTGTATACAAGCATAACCAGTGTTGCACCCAGAGTGTGTCATTGCTCCTGGGATGCAATATTTTGCACTTGGACACCCTGAAATACTAAGAAGGGCTAGCGCACGAATTTCATGCTCGAAACACATTCACATTCGTATATTGAGAGCAAAACCGCATGCTTGATAGATTTGTCTGAACAATGCGGTTGTTTTTCACATACTTAACATTGATTGATCCATCAAGAAATAGCATGACAGAGAGAATTGCGGtgcgtttttatttttagcatcAGTATAACTTGgaagtgaaaaataattaaattattacttTTCATTGGATTGCATTTTGGCTGGACTCAAGCAATGATGAAATAGTCTGAGGAATCTTTGCACTTTTTTCTGTCAAACTTGACTTGGGCACAGTTTGGAAAAAATGTGAGTGCTTCTAACAAGGCATCAAACATGTGACCTTccaatgatattattatttaacaattattcctcgagcccgaatgggctatgagtcaatagcccatgaggtcGAAGGCTGAATGGGCTAcagactcagaggctatgagggtcaaaaaaatatcaagactaaactTCTTTTGCAAGtgaaagctagacatcaatccttttttactggcaaaacatcacaaatatggcaggcgctttttgctactagtgggctataacatatagcctactagtggctcaaccaatcagaatgcagcattgatgatagaccactagttggattttactaattattattattgaatacTCTGTGATCGAGTTGGAGGAGATTCTTGCAAGTGGCCCCTTTCAACTAGATTTGTGGGactacaataatattattagcaAAGCAATATAGGGTTTAACTGCCTGGGAGATTTTAACACCACcctaaagaaagaaatctctGATGAAGCCCACAAGAAAGATGTTACTAAAGTGTTAACCAATCGTGGATTATATCACAGAACTGTGAAATCACCAAAACATTCTACagttcaaaacaatgaaacacaCATTCATCTTAGTCTAGGAACTGTTGCCTAGACACTGTCCACAACAAGTTTCAGAACAAATTGTAAACTGAAAAAGTTAtccaataaaattataataacaacaacaacaaaggtTTATTGCAGAAAGAAGTTAAAGGAAGGACACAGGGACTTAAAATGCAGACTGTGTTACAAGAGAGATGAAACTATTCCAGTCTCATTATGTCAATGCACTGCTATTGCGCAGTCTCTGTACAAAGCAAGACATGACTGTATGCTATGCCGTATTTACTGTCAAATTATGTTGTTGTATGGGTTTGCAGAAGATGAAGACTAAATGCCATGGCCCAAACAACCAACACCTAAACCTTCAGTAGAGAATAAAAGAGCTAAGATCCTTTGGGATATCCCAATCTACCAAGATGTCACACCAGAAAATGGAGCAAATAAACCTAATATACCTTGAATCCTTGAATAAGGCAAGGCACCCtggattataataattattgttgaagGAGCTATTTGCAATACAGGCTGTATTCATGTAAGAACATTATGTAAACAACAGAAATATACAGACCTACAGTAAGATCAGGCCTGAAAAGGCTTTATCCTAATCACAAAGTCAGCCAAGTAAATGTTGAGAGAATTAAATATGTTGATGACACTGCAGTTTGCGAAATTGTTCCTCGTTGCTCCCCAAGTTACCTTCCCCTTATTGCTAATGGTATCAACAAATATGCAAACCAACGGAATATGAGGCTTAATGAGAAAAAGTGCAAGGAGATGGTCATTACATTCTTCAAATACCAGCCCTCCCCCGTGCATCCCATGTTCCTTAACGGTGCAGCGATAGTTAGGGTCTCCAGTTTCAAGCTGCTTGGAGTAACATCAAACGATCTGTCCTGGAACGATCATTGTGATGAAAAGCTTAAGAAAGCTTGTAAGCGCTTGTATGCGTTACGCTCCCTGAAGGCGGCAGGACTTAACCAGAAAGACCTAGTGTTAGTGTATTGTAGCCTTGTTAGATCTGTGGTTGAGTATGCCTCTCCTGTGTGGGCGGCGCTTCCGATTTACCTCCAGGATATGCTTGAAGCTGTGCAGAAAAAAGCCCTCTATATTATATTTGGCAAAATGGAATATAAAGAAGCCATAGAAACCGCTGGCCTCCAGTCCCTGTGTGCCAGAAGAAATGATGCATGGGTGAAGTTCATTGGTAATGCCCGTACCAGTTCTCCACTTAACAGAATTATTCCCAGTCCAATCCCTTCTCAGCAAACTTATGACCTGCGCAACTCTTGTCCCAGGCCCCTGCTGGGGCAAACAAACAGATTCAATGACTTCATAACATTAAAGTTTCAACATGTTATTTAATTctaatttatttgctttctttgtatATTCATGTAATGCTGGCCGACCCAGCAATTCAGTTACGACTGCCATTGGGtcgaaataaacaaatatctATCTATCTCTATCTATGTCATGTTAGATTTTTTTAGGAGGCGACAACAAACAGCTACTAGAGGACCTGGAAAAAATAAGCATAAATATTGTAAAGAACTTGATCAAGCAATGTCAAAAATGGATAATTTTGCAAAACTGTGAGATGGTGAAAGCTTTCCGCATGTATGACTAGCCTAGTCCCACACATGTACATTCAATTGTCAAGAATGTGTACAGCATAGAATTGTAAAATTCCTTGGTACTCTTTGTAAAAACTTTGTCAGTTACTTGAAGTTGCaaataaatgatgatgatgataataataataataataataataattattattattattattattattattaccccATTTTATTGGTGAGaagaaaattgttatttctctTCCATCAGCTAatgcttctttttgtttctttgctttagTTTGCATTAGaacatgaaagaaatgcaGGAGCACCTTGCCTGAAATGTGGTCCAGTAAAATGTGAGGGAGGACTTGATTTGCATTTCTGGAGGTACGGTGTTTCTTGTCAATggtgagagaaaaaaaagaagaaagtgtACCACCAAGTGCAATCCTTTTATTGAATGAGTGCATTGTGTAATGTGTGCTGTTGTTTTGGCctgcaataattttaaatgtcggatgctctaaccactgagctactggaGACTCTGTGGTGAGCAAGGGTCAAATTGTGGCTAGTGACATCCAACCAACCTCCTAAGtgagtatatatatatatatatatatatataactgcagacagttaaatagcaaggactcatcccagatagagtgctcaatttggtttttacaccaaagagctatatctaactgcatatatatatatatatatatatatatactcaCTTAGGAGGTTGGTTGGATGCATCTTGATGTATGCCTTAATGTGACAGCGTGATGCTGCTAGTGAGTTTCATATGTGATGCCTTAATGTGACAGCGCGATGCTGTTAGCGAGTTCATATGAGCCAAGTACGTGGCTGTGTAACTGCGCGATGCGGTTCCAGTCAATACCCACAATTTGACCCTTGCTCACCACAGAGTCTCCAGTAgcttaataattttaaagattagagaaccaacaaagtCAAACCAGAGGAGACTCTGGAGTTTTGAAATTACACCTACAGTAGGATACATTTGCTGGAAACAAGACTCTTGCCACTGCACCAACCTTACcctaattatttattattgtcttGTGTGTGCgataaaaaattgtaaaacatGGCATGACATTTCGATGTTTCCAGAatgtcattatcaagtgacaacaaaataatgaaatagaGTATATAAACTATAGTTAgagatgaataaattaaaaggcACTGAAAGTTAAACAAAGAGTTTGGCCCTAATGGAGTCGCTCTGGGTGTTCAAATTGGGTCTTATTGTTCTTATGTACaacatttcataaacaagaCAATCCCATTTCGTGCCTCATTTTTTAAGCATTCTAAACTGCTGTCATTGAGTAAATCAATGTTCCCATGGCCATCTCTCAGATGACCACCAATGGTAGAATATTGATGATCAGCAATGCGTTGAAACAGATGACGCGTCATGTATCCGACGTAATTTGAATTACACAAATCAcattaaaacaataaacaacgCTGATTTACAATATGTGGCTTGATTTCTTTAAGCTTTAGATCCTGCTCAAGTTTCTTGCTGGTGTAGATTGGTTGTACATCAATGCCTATTTTTGAACTGAGATCAcgcttttgctttttgaccGTGTTCACTGAGACTTGATCTTTGAACGGAATACTGACTCTTAAAGTTTCATCAGATTTGGTCTTAGCATCTAGTGCAAAGGGATAATCACGTTTGTCGATGATACCATTCGCCAAAGAACTAGGGTAACCAAGGTGACTCCATTAGGGCCAAAttctttgtttaactttcagtggcttttaatttatttatcttttcaCTATATATACTCTATTTCACTTGATGAGGATGTTCTGgaaacgtcgaaacgtcatgCCATGTTTTATAATATCTTATCAcagatttttattgtcaaatgttTTACTGAATCTTTATTCAATGTCTTGTGTGTGATAAATAAATTCCACATCTGCAGAAAAATCTGCAAGACATGCAAGTGTAAACCAGAAGAACATGATATCAAGAGTGCCGAAGAAGAAGCCCACAAGCTTGTGGTCCACAGCTTGTTCTCCAAGGATTCCCCTGTGGCAGGTATCCGTGACTACTTCCGCAAACTGGAAGCTGCTAACAAAACCGAGCGATCAGAGTATGCAAAGCAGTTTGCATGGTGTCCGCCTGGATTGCAGCAGGGTGTGGTATGTATTTCGACAGCAGAACAAAAGgtcttttcagttgttttagAAATAGGAAACCAAGTAGAAATGAAAAGCCTTTGCACAGTCAACCAATTAATTTTTGGTAGCAAGAGCATAGGCATAAATTGCCACTTAaaatccccccccccccccccaaaaaaaaagcaacaaaacaaacactgAACAGTGTGACCATATTTCTAATAATGATTTTTACATTCAGTTTCACTCCCAAGTAATCGTTTTCTATGGCTCACAGTTCTACTGGGAGCCTTAAGTTCAACACAACAGCCACATTTTTATGTACCAATTCTTCTGGGAAGCTGTTTTAAGCTGTTTCGAGGTAAGCTTTTTTGAGCAGCTACTGGTCTGCTTTCAGAAAGATGAGACTCTCAGCTAAGGTGTCAAATTTAACATATATTTTTTGTATCATTGATAAACCTCTCTTGtagtgatttgaaattttttcttatCTCTATCACTGTTAGCAGTAACTTCgaattctgttttctttcttttgcagtTGATGAAGTATATGGATGCCTTGCCACCTCAGATGAAGCCCAAAGTAGGAAGTGATGGTGCCAAGTATCGTCGCAAGCAAATGATGTACCAGTTGCCAATTCATGACCACGATGAAAGTTACTGCGACAATTTAACTGAACCAGAGAAAGAAAGTATGAGGCAGTTCAGTGAGCACCGGAACCAGAATGCTTTGGGAGTGGGTGATGTGCGAGAGAAGAGCAACCCTGTCTCTAAGTGGGTGAGTATACCAGGGTTATTTTATGATTGATATGTTGCCTCTTGTCTGTTCGTGAGTGCATTGGACATTCAAAGAACTAAAATAATTCTGGTCAGGCCTTGATATGGGATATGGCACCAGGGAAGAGAGAGACTACTGTTAGTAAGCTGATGGCCATTGCAGTGGTTTCTATTGATAACTTACTAATACTATTTTATAACCAACATGTGACAAATTATAGGAGGTTAGAAAGGCAGTGCAACATTTGGCATCATTAAAGAGAATGGAGCAGTTTTCTCATCTCCATGAAGCTCCCATGCGTTATTTGTCTAGTCATTGTGCTTTCAACACTGCTCTAATAATAAACCATTGAGATAAACCAACTGATTACTGGTGTGGAACTTGTTTATAGATTTGTTATCGATGTAATCATCCCATCAATCTTGGAGAGGTTGCTGTGTTTGCATCTCGTGCAGGAGAGGACAAATGCTGGCACCCAGGATGCTTTGTGTGCAATGTCTGTAACAACCTGTTGGTAGATTTGATTTATTTCTACAAAGAGGGTGGCATCTACTGCGGCAGACACTATGCTGAGTTGTTCAAGCCTCGCTGCGCTGCTTGTGATGAGGTACGACAATTTAATTTCCAACCATTGATGGCCTCAAAATGTCACGACTAATTAACAAGGGGAACTTTAAGGGTATTGACGGGTATTGTGAAATGAAATCTTATGGGGTAACTTGTTGAGTGTTGGAGTATCCAAAAATATGAAGTGGATCAAGAATGCTAAAGTTAAGGACAGAGGAACATATGATTGAAACCACTTTATTAAAGTGATTACATTGTATGAATCCTGAACGTAACACAGGGTTGTCTAGTGTGTGATGcatttgaagaagaaagagaatttGAGAAACAATACAGTAATACAGGCACCCATGTTATGGTGTGTTGCAAGTGATTTAATATTTGAATGTAATCCTGGATATATCGTCTGGACAGTAAACTGTAAcaggaaaaaacatttttttttaatatttatatataaaaaagAGGTGTTTACAAGGATTGGTGTGATTAGCAGTTAAAATTTCTGGAaattaaggtaattcctttgaaattgttctactatcaaactttttttgaaacttggcatagttaacatttatgatatgaacattaaaaaaatgcaataaaaaatggggtcaccgTACTTGTTTACACTTCAGCAGGCTCTTAAAGTGGGTTATTTTACTGGTTGcgcgttaaaaattcgaatcaCCTTCATACAGAATTAAGTCTTGGTTACTTGAAAGACACAAAGTTTTCTCGCgaaagtaaagcttttttttattcacataagCAGTATTGCTTCATTTAAGGCGTTTTTGATTGTCTGGTTTTGGgaatattgctttttttcgGACAGTTCCGTGGTTAGCTTTAAATCCtcgccttggccaaaatacacccAGTACGGAactattttcccaaaaaaatcatgttctgctatcaaactttttttcttcttcaaatatgttatttattagactgttcttagcaaatacctgaaaaaaaaatcgggggTTACCGGGCTTGTTTCCTCACAAACTGCCGTGAAATGTGATCATGGATTCGGAGATCACTCTCAGGATAGAGAATTGGCGCGGTGGGGACTGGGACGAGACTTAAAATGGCGCTCATGTTATGCGCAGAAAAGGTTGCGCAATGCAAAACtagggaatcaccttaagtGCCAGTACAAAAtacaagtttaattatgggcCAAACTGCATAACGGTGCAAGCTCCCGCTCTCACAGTATTTGTTTGGTGATAAAAGAAGTATTATTTGTAATTCTTGtcattaataagaaaatggtttgaacccaggagtaacgtaaccttgattgaaaaagatcacctgggtgattggagtcctgagaaggactgttgttcgtgactgacgtttcgacaacctgtgcggaagccatcttcagagtcaagttgtagtgttagtcagtttaAAATTCAGAAACCCTGGTGAGatcaacagtccttctcaggactccaatcacccagatgatctttttcaatcaaggtaattcttgtcattattattaattatttttctatataaactggagtgctttatagggatttccatCACTGAGAGAGACATTAGCATCACACTtgaaaaattacgataatTTTAGGAGGATGTGTAGTCCAGTGCTGAGGGTGTTGGGCTTGCATGCAGTTGCCCCGTGTTCAAATCTCGCGCAAAATTCCTTTTGTCCACTAACTTTGTGCGCGTTtcgttttctgttttgttttagcTAATCTTCAGCCGAGAGTACACCCAAGCTGAGGACCAGAACTGGCATCGCAAACATTTCTGTTGTTTCGAGTGCGACTTGGATCTGGGCGGCCTGCTGTATGTGGCGCGTGACGGTCATCCCCACTGCATGCGGTGCTACAATCGGCTATATGCGAAGAAGTGCTTTGAGTGCGGTGAGGTCATTGGTGCCGACGATCAGCGAATCgaatatgaaaataatttctggCACGCGACAGACGCGTGCTTTAAGTGTGCCATGTGCCTCACCTCTCTAATAGGAAGGCAGTTCCTTCTCCacccgagaaagaaccaaatCTTCTGCTCCACTGATTGTGCCCGGAGATACTAAATATCGAATTTGCTTTTGAGCCGCAGATATGAACGATACTTAAAGTTTTAGATTCTGAAGGATTGAGCATAACTTGAGAGTTTTTACGCTAAAAAGGAACGGTAAAAAGCGTTGTAAGTTGGTACGATGTTTACCCAAGGC is a window of Acropora palmata chromosome 4, jaAcrPala1.3, whole genome shotgun sequence DNA encoding:
- the LOC141879171 gene encoding testin-like isoform X1 — its product is MYPKEGRFNQTRNMPRAEFALEHERNAGAPCLKCGPVKCEGGLDLHFWRKICKTCKCKPEEHDIKSAEEEAHKLVVHSLFSKDSPVAGIRDYFRKLEAANKTERSEYAKQFAWCPPGLQQGVLMKYMDALPPQMKPKVGSDGAKYRRKQMMYQLPIHDHDESYCDNLTEPEKESMRQFSEHRNQNALGVGDVREKSNPVSKWICYRCNHPINLGEVAVFASRAGEDKCWHPGCFVCNVCNNLLVDLIYFYKEGGIYCGRHYAELFKPRCAACDELIFSREYTQAEDQNWHRKHFCCFECDLDLGGLLYVARDGHPHCMRCYNRLYAKKCFECGEVIGADDQRIEYENNFWHATDACFKCAMCLTSLIGRQFLLHPRKNQIFCSTDCARRY
- the LOC141879171 gene encoding testin-like isoform X2 codes for the protein MAVKTEDGVNFHLPKKFALEHERNAGAPCLKCGPVKCEGGLDLHFWRKICKTCKCKPEEHDIKSAEEEAHKLVVHSLFSKDSPVAGIRDYFRKLEAANKTERSEYAKQFAWCPPGLQQGVLMKYMDALPPQMKPKVGSDGAKYRRKQMMYQLPIHDHDESYCDNLTEPEKESMRQFSEHRNQNALGVGDVREKSNPVSKWICYRCNHPINLGEVAVFASRAGEDKCWHPGCFVCNVCNNLLVDLIYFYKEGGIYCGRHYAELFKPRCAACDELIFSREYTQAEDQNWHRKHFCCFECDLDLGGLLYVARDGHPHCMRCYNRLYAKKCFECGEVIGADDQRIEYENNFWHATDACFKCAMCLTSLIGRQFLLHPRKNQIFCSTDCARRY